Genomic DNA from Candidatus Kryptobacter tengchongensis:
CAAGACGCCATCTTTTATGTTTGCTTAAGGGTCTTGTTTCCATAATTTTTACAATATCACCAATATTACACTCATTATTTTCATCATGAGCCATAACCTTCGTAGTTCTTGTATAAACTTTCTTGTAAATCGGGTGCATAATCTTCCTTTCAATTGCAACGACAATCGTTTTGTTCATCTTATTGCTCACAACTCTTCCAATTCTAACCTTCCTTTGACCACGTTTTGGTTTTTCAGGTTGAAGCCCTTGAACTTCATTTTGGCTCTGCTGAACATTTTCTTTTTCCTGGATTTTTTCCTCGCTCATCAGGCAACTTTACCTTCCTTTGTTTTCTCTCTTTGAAGTTCCCTTTCTCTTAAAATTGTTTTCATCCTTGCTATATCTTTGCGAATCATTTTAAATCTATGTGGCTTTTCAAGCTGACCAAGAGCTTTTTGAAATCTCAAATTGAACAGCTCTTCTTCAAGCTCTTTGATTCTTTGTCTTATCTCATCATCAGAAAGTTGTCTTATTTCGCTTGCCTTCATCTTTTCTGCGCAAAATTTTTATTTAAAATTTTTAACCGCCTGCCTCAATTCTTGTGACAAATTTTGTCTTTATTGGCAATTTATCCGCCGCAAGTTTAAGTGCTTCTTCTGCAACTTCACGACTGACGCCTCCAACCTCAAACATAATTCTACCAGGTTTCACAACAGCAACCCATCCCTCAACATTACCTTTACCTTTACCCATACGAGTCTCAGCTGGTTTTTTAGTATATGGTTTATCAGGGAAAATCCTTATCCAGATTTTCCCCCCTCTTTTCAAAGTCCTTGAAATTGCAACACGTGCTGCTTCAATTTGTTTATTTGTTATCCAGGCTGGCTCAAGCGCTTTCAAGCCATAATCTCCAAAAGCAAGCGTTGAAGCACGATATGATTTCCCTTTCAAACGACCACGCTGCTGTTTTCTGTATTTCGTCCTGCTTGGCATTAACATAGTTTAAAACCTCAAAGTTGTTTTTTAACGAAGTTGTGGTTTTCTTCCTAAAACTTCACCCTTGAAAACCCAAACTTTAACTCCAATCTTACCATAAATGGTCAACGCTTCTGCGATTGCAAAATCAATCTCTGCTCTTATAGTATGTAATGGAACTCTGCCCTCAAGATACCACTCGCTTCTTGCTATCTCAGCACCAGCTAATCTACCCGAACACATTACTTTAATCCCCTGCGCTCCCATCCTCATTGCGGATGTAACAGCTGCCTTCATCGCCCTTCTATAAGAAACCCTATTTTCAATCTGTGCAGCTATTGACTCAGCTATAAGATAAGCATCAAGCTCAGGACGCTTGATCTCAACCACTTCAATTCTAACCTCTTTACCCGTTAACCTTTTTAATTCCTCCTGCAAAGATTCAATATCCTTGCCACCCTTTCCAATGACTATCCCTGGGCGAGAAGTATGAATCTTAATCTCAACTTGTTTTGTTTTTCTGTCAATTATTATTCTTGAAACACCGCTCCTTTTAAGCCTATTACGAATGTAATTACGAATCATCAAATCTTCCTGGAGCTTTTCAGCAAAATTTTTATCTTCATACCAATGCGCATCCCAATCCCTTATTATTCCAAGCCTGAAGCCTATTGGATGTGTTTTCTGTCCCAAGACTCCTCCACCATGCTACTTTGTTTTTGATTTATTTTTTCCTTCTGATTTTTCTGCTACAACGATCGTCAAGTGATTGCTCCTTCTTCTTATAATATATGCTCTACCAAATGGAGCGGGTAAAACACGTTTCAACATTGGTCCAGGGTCCACATAAACTTCCTTCACATAAAGATCTGATATATCAACCTTTCGTTCTGTTTCTTTATTCATGAAATTTGCAACAGCTGATCTTAAAACTTTTTCGGCAATTTTTGCTGCACGTTTTGGGGTATAATGTAAAATGTTAAGTGCTTCATCCACTGATTTACCTCTTATCAAATCAATCACAACCCTCATCTTCCTCGGCGAAGATGGTATATATCTTGCGACTGCTTTTGCTTCCATTTCAGTATCCGAACTTTATTTACTTTTTCATTTTACTTGCTTTTTCCGCCTTCGTGCCAGGGTGACCTCTAAATGTCCTCGTAGGTGCAAATTCACCAAGCTTATGCCCAACCATGTTTTCAGTTATATAAACTGGAATAAATTGTTTTCCATTATGAACCGCAAATGTAAACCCAACAAAATCGGGAATTATCGTACAATCACGTGCCCAAGTTTTTATCACTCTCTTCTGTCCAGTCTTCATTAACTCTTGAACTTTCTTTAGCAATTTCTGGTCTACATATGGACCTTTCTTAAGCGAACGAGCCATATCAGATTAACTTTTTATTTTTTCTTTCTCCTCGCAACAATGTATTTATCAGATGGTTTATTCTTCTTTCTTGTTTTCTTTCCTTTCGTATGCCAGCCCCAAGGTGAAACTGGATGCGGATTACCTTGCGGTGCTTTACCTTCGCCTCCACCATGCGGATGATCAACAGGATTCATAGCAACACCACGAACATAAGGTCTTCTCCCAAGCCAGCGCGCTCTCCCAGCCTTGCCAATTGTGATGTTTTCATGATCAAGATTGCTCACAATCCCAATAGTAGCATAGCAATTTAAATGAATTTTTCTCAACTCACCAGATGGGAGACGCAAAAGAGCATAATTACCTTCTTTAGCCATAACCTGTGCATAAGTCCCAGCACTCCTTGCAATTTGCCCACCTTTCCCAGGACGAAGCTCAATATTATGCACAAACTCTCCAACAGGTATATTTCTCAACGGCAATGCATTCCCAATTTTAATTTCTGCATCCGGACCCGACATAACCATATCTCCAACCTTCAACCCATCTGGAGCGATAATATATCTTTTTTCACCGTCAACATAATGCAAAAGAGCTATCCTCGCACTTCTATTGGGGTCATACTCTATTGAAGCAACTTTTGCAGGAATTCCAATTTTATCACGCTTGAAGTCAATGATCCTATACATTCTTTTATGACCACCGCCACGATGCCTAACAGTAATTCTTCCTTGATTATTTCTGCCTGCGTGCTTCTTTAATGGAACAACCAGAGATTTCTCAGGCTCTGTCTTTGTGATATCCGAAAAATCAGAAACCGTATAAAATCTTCTTCCCGGGGTTACAGGCTTAAATGTCTTTACAGGCATTTTCTCACTCCCTCAATTTTTAAATGTTCTCAAAAATATCAATCTTGTATCCAGGCTCAAGAACAACAATCGCTTTTTTCCAATCCCGTCTCTTACCCTCAAACCTACCACGTCTTGTCAACATAAACTTTCTCTTACCTTTAACAATCATAGTCCTAACCTTTCTCACCTTCACATTAAATCTTGACTCAATCTCT
This window encodes:
- a CDS encoding SSU ribosomal protein S17P; translation: MSEEKIQEKENVQQSQNEVQGLQPEKPKRGQRKVRIGRVVSNKMNKTIVVAIERKIMHPIYKKVYTRTTKVMAHDENNECNIGDIVKIMETRPLSKHKRWRLVEIIERAK
- a CDS encoding LSU ribosomal protein L29P; amino-acid sequence: MKASEIRQLSDDEIRQRIKELEEELFNLRFQKALGQLEKPHRFKMIRKDIARMKTILRERELQREKTKEGKVA
- a CDS encoding LSU ribosomal protein L16P encodes the protein MLMPSRTKYRKQQRGRLKGKSYRASTLAFGDYGLKALEPAWITNKQIEAARVAISRTLKRGGKIWIRIFPDKPYTKKPAETRMGKGKGNVEGWVAVVKPGRIMFEVGGVSREVAEEALKLAADKLPIKTKFVTRIEAGG
- a CDS encoding SSU ribosomal protein S3P → MGQKTHPIGFRLGIIRDWDAHWYEDKNFAEKLQEDLMIRNYIRNRLKRSGVSRIIIDRKTKQVEIKIHTSRPGIVIGKGGKDIESLQEELKRLTGKEVRIEVVEIKRPELDAYLIAESIAAQIENRVSYRRAMKAAVTSAMRMGAQGIKVMCSGRLAGAEIARSEWYLEGRVPLHTIRAEIDFAIAEALTIYGKIGVKVWVFKGEVLGRKPQLR
- a CDS encoding LSU ribosomal protein L22P; this encodes MEAKAVARYIPSSPRKMRVVIDLIRGKSVDEALNILHYTPKRAAKIAEKVLRSAVANFMNKETERKVDISDLYVKEVYVDPGPMLKRVLPAPFGRAYIIRRRSNHLTIVVAEKSEGKNKSKTK
- a CDS encoding SSU ribosomal protein S19P; its protein translation is MARSLKKGPYVDQKLLKKVQELMKTGQKRVIKTWARDCTIIPDFVGFTFAVHNGKQFIPVYITENMVGHKLGEFAPTRTFRGHPGTKAEKASKMKK
- a CDS encoding LSU ribosomal protein L2P, which codes for MPVKTFKPVTPGRRFYTVSDFSDITKTEPEKSLVVPLKKHAGRNNQGRITVRHRGGGHKRMYRIIDFKRDKIGIPAKVASIEYDPNRSARIALLHYVDGEKRYIIAPDGLKVGDMVMSGPDAEIKIGNALPLRNIPVGEFVHNIELRPGKGGQIARSAGTYAQVMAKEGNYALLRLPSGELRKIHLNCYATIGIVSNLDHENITIGKAGRARWLGRRPYVRGVAMNPVDHPHGGGEGKAPQGNPHPVSPWGWHTKGKKTRKKNKPSDKYIVARRKKK
- a CDS encoding LSU ribosomal protein L23P translates to MPSVLIRPIVTEKSTILRDKNQYVFEVAMKANKIEIKKEIESRFNVKVRKVRTMIVKGKRKFMLTRRGRFEGKRRDWKKAIVVLEPGYKIDIFENI